A window of the Arachis duranensis cultivar V14167 chromosome 5, aradu.V14167.gnm2.J7QH, whole genome shotgun sequence genome harbors these coding sequences:
- the LOC107490540 gene encoding purple acid phosphatase 17-like: MSKSFLLFTIIVVISFGLWVLYASAELQRFTQPCKSDGSLNFLVVGDWGRRGEYNQSEVAYQMGEIGEKLDIDFVISTGDNFYDNGLTSDHDPFFEESFTKIYTAKSLQKRWYAVLGNHDYRGDAEAQLSPFLKEIDCRWLCLRSFIVDAELVEMFFVDTTPFVQEYYTETEHTYDWSGINPPKSYVSNLLKNVELALKESSAKWKIVIGHHAIRSIGHHGDTQELIDQLLPILQANNVDFYMNGHDHCLEHISDTKSPIQFLTSGAGSKTYRGDIQEKGEGLKFYYDGQGFMSVQLTPSDAKIEFYDVDGNVLHTVTSSKQLYSSF; this comes from the exons ATgtctaaatcttttcttctcttcacgattattgttgttattagcTTTGGTTTGTGGGTTCTTTATGCATCTGCAGAGCTTCAGAGATTTACACAACCATGTAAAAGTGATGGTTCTCTTAATTTTTTGGTGGTTGGTGATTGGGGAAGAAGAGGTGAATATAACCAATCTGAAGTTGCTTACCAG ATGGGGGAAATAGGAGAGAAGCTTGacattgattttgtgatttcaaCTGGAGACAATTTCTATGACAATGGCCTAACTAGTGATCATGATCCATTCTTTGAGGAATCATTCACCAAAATCTACACTGCTAAGAGCCTACAAAAACGGTGGTACGCTG TGTTGGGAAACCATGACTATAGGGGGGATGCTGAGGCCCAGTTGAGCCCTTTCCTTAAGGAAATTGATTGCAGATGGCTTTGCCTAAGGTCATTTATTGTAGATGCAG AGCTGGTTGAGATGTTCTTTGTGGACACAACTCCTTTTGTTCAAGAGTACTACACTGAAACAGAACACACATATGATTGGAGTGGAATTAACCCACCAAAATCTTATGTTAGCAACTTACTCAAG AATGTAGAATTGGCATTGAAGGAATCAAGTGCAAAATGGAAGATTGTTATTGGACACCATGCAATCAGAAGTATTGGACATCATGGTGATACTCAAGAACTTATAGACCAACTTCTCCCAATTCTTCag GCAAATAATGTTGATTTTTACATGAATGGACATGACCATTGTCTTGAACACATTAGTGACACGAAGag CCCAATTCAGTTTCTGACTAGTGGGGCGGGGTCAAAAACATATAGAGGAGATATTCAAGAAAAGGGAGAAGGCCTAAAATTCTATTATGATGGACAAGGTTTCATGTCTGTGCAATTGACTCCGTCTGATGCAAAAATTGAGTTCTATGATGTTGATGGAAATGTTCTTCACACAGTTACTTCATCAAAGCAGCTTTATTCTTCCTTCTGA